The Opitutaceae bacterium genome contains a region encoding:
- a CDS encoding VCBS repeat-containing protein — translation MDPQRTGLRDINSYADPDMWKKRFREFDLGAIGSGIAAADFDGDGLPDLFVVNKTESCRLYRNRGEWRFEDVTKEAGLLQVGRESRIWKQGVAAADVNNDGAVDLYVCRFGAPNLLYLNDGYGRFSEAAARCGLAVVDASNMAFFADIDLDGWLDAFLQTNVLDKETRPNGQPDFLFRNRGDGLFEDVTRSAGLTGETQGHSAVWHDFNRDGLLDLYCANDFQVPDQLYLGQGDFRFRESITTVFPVMPYSSMGSDLADIDNDGRLDLFVAEMRAREREKDLRALADFRGLLADPPPVKGPVQVARNFLFRDVGGGHFEEIAGIAGLAATDWTWSARFDDFDADGRVDLHITNGMYREVMNIDLKRAMDQAVTAEERQAVVRRSSRLDEENLVFRNLGQWRFEECGAAWGLSERGVSFGAATADFDGDGYLDLAITNYEAPPTLYRNRGSGAHRLVLSLVGKRANRFGIGAEIEIETDTGRQKRVLLAARGYQSTSQPIVHFGTGSDTLVRSLRVKWPGGATQVLHSLPVDTHFVIEEDVSLAEQGTDVKAPWYSQVELPPPFQRASPVSEPAPQAMLPYHLNQEGPRLTWTQGVEGDLRLFVGGTLGCTPRLIALAPGHPVRVEQTEVLSSLVPMGPSIAMPQLGANAWLVFAAGSLHPSYARELFPELLGAEKALEMPAYGGSVGALARGDFNGDSREDLFIGARVEPGRFPETPASALWWGTQAGYEADSGTDVELVTRSGMVTSAAAVDLDKDDRDELVITTDWGGVRAFAFAADRWREVSNDYGFGSAGSGLWRSVAVADLNSDGRPDFLLGNVGSNSLEAPNAGRARVLLRGRLAKEGQERTVEAIEEGGRLWPTRSRRELAMLFPQLMRRYPKNNDYARASLDEIFGLERLGSLARWEATQVESGVLLSTNEARYRFVPYPKQAQLGPVRGQVVTDFNRDGFLDVALAGADYSVAAVSGANAGGVGLLLLGRGDGTFDPVDPEQSGFYVTGDVRSLVGVPWRTEDRIALIAGRSDGTLILFYPNSPVAAAVPRTQ, via the coding sequence ATGGATCCTCAAAGGACGGGTCTGCGTGACATCAATTCCTACGCTGATCCCGATATGTGGAAGAAGCGCTTCCGGGAGTTTGATTTGGGAGCCATCGGCTCCGGCATCGCCGCTGCGGATTTCGATGGAGATGGTTTGCCCGACCTTTTCGTGGTGAACAAGACGGAGTCATGCCGCCTCTACCGAAATCGAGGCGAATGGCGTTTCGAAGACGTGACCAAGGAAGCGGGCCTGCTCCAGGTGGGGCGGGAATCCCGCATCTGGAAGCAGGGAGTGGCGGCGGCCGACGTTAACAACGATGGTGCAGTCGACCTGTACGTGTGCCGCTTTGGTGCCCCCAACCTGTTGTACTTGAATGACGGATACGGCCGGTTCTCGGAAGCCGCAGCCCGATGCGGGCTGGCGGTCGTGGACGCATCCAACATGGCGTTCTTCGCGGATATCGACCTGGATGGCTGGCTTGACGCGTTCCTCCAAACGAACGTGCTCGACAAGGAGACCAGGCCCAATGGCCAACCCGACTTCCTATTCCGCAATCGGGGGGACGGATTGTTCGAGGATGTCACACGCTCGGCAGGGCTAACGGGGGAAACCCAGGGCCACTCCGCTGTCTGGCATGATTTTAACCGCGATGGGCTCCTGGACTTGTATTGCGCGAATGATTTTCAGGTTCCGGATCAGCTCTATCTCGGCCAGGGTGACTTTCGATTCCGGGAGTCGATCACCACGGTGTTTCCGGTGATGCCATATTCCTCGATGGGCTCGGACCTTGCCGACATCGATAACGATGGGCGTCTCGACTTGTTCGTCGCCGAGATGCGAGCCCGTGAGCGCGAGAAGGATTTGAGGGCGCTCGCTGACTTTCGGGGCCTCCTCGCCGATCCACCTCCAGTGAAGGGTCCCGTGCAGGTGGCCAGAAACTTTCTGTTTCGGGACGTCGGAGGTGGACATTTCGAGGAGATTGCAGGCATAGCCGGCCTCGCCGCCACGGATTGGACTTGGTCTGCCCGCTTCGACGACTTTGACGCCGATGGCCGGGTGGACTTGCATATCACTAACGGAATGTATCGCGAGGTCATGAACATCGACCTCAAGCGGGCGATGGATCAAGCCGTTACGGCAGAGGAACGCCAGGCGGTGGTGAGACGAAGCAGCCGTCTCGACGAGGAGAATCTTGTCTTTCGAAACTTGGGACAGTGGCGCTTCGAGGAATGCGGGGCAGCATGGGGTCTGTCGGAGCGGGGCGTGAGCTTCGGGGCAGCAACCGCGGACTTTGATGGAGATGGTTATCTCGACCTCGCCATCACCAATTACGAGGCACCTCCGACCTTGTACCGGAACCGGGGCTCGGGCGCCCACCGTCTGGTCCTCTCATTGGTAGGAAAGCGAGCGAACCGGTTTGGAATCGGGGCTGAGATTGAGATTGAGACCGACACCGGTCGGCAAAAGCGGGTGCTGCTTGCCGCGCGAGGCTACCAATCGACGAGCCAGCCGATCGTCCATTTTGGCACCGGCAGTGACACCCTCGTCCGCAGCCTTCGCGTCAAGTGGCCTGGAGGCGCCACTCAGGTGCTGCATTCACTCCCGGTCGACACCCACTTTGTCATCGAGGAGGATGTCAGTCTGGCCGAACAAGGGACGGATGTTAAGGCCCCCTGGTACTCGCAGGTTGAGTTGCCGCCGCCTTTTCAACGCGCGTCGCCTGTTTCGGAGCCCGCTCCTCAGGCCATGTTGCCCTACCATTTGAACCAAGAAGGCCCGAGATTGACCTGGACGCAGGGGGTGGAGGGCGACCTGCGTCTTTTCGTTGGCGGGACACTCGGGTGCACTCCTCGCCTCATCGCGCTCGCTCCCGGGCATCCCGTGCGCGTTGAGCAAACGGAAGTTCTGAGTTCTCTGGTCCCCATGGGCCCATCGATCGCCATGCCTCAGCTGGGTGCCAACGCTTGGCTGGTCTTTGCTGCCGGTTCGCTTCACCCGAGTTACGCCCGCGAATTGTTTCCCGAGCTTCTCGGCGCAGAAAAAGCTCTAGAGATGCCTGCTTACGGCGGGAGTGTGGGGGCCCTGGCTCGAGGGGATTTTAACGGCGATTCCCGGGAAGATCTGTTCATCGGCGCGCGGGTCGAGCCGGGGCGTTTCCCTGAAACGCCGGCCAGTGCGTTGTGGTGGGGGACGCAAGCAGGCTACGAGGCAGATTCGGGCACGGACGTGGAACTTGTCACGAGGTCCGGGATGGTTACTTCTGCTGCAGCTGTTGATCTCGACAAAGATGATCGCGACGAACTCGTGATCACAACGGATTGGGGGGGCGTGAGAGCGTTTGCATTCGCCGCCGACCGATGGCGTGAGGTTTCCAATGACTACGGCTTTGGTTCGGCCGGCAGTGGACTATGGCGATCGGTTGCAGTTGCTGATCTGAACTCCGATGGTCGACCAGACTTTTTGCTTGGTAATGTCGGATCAAACAGCCTGGAGGCGCCCAATGCCGGACGCGCTCGCGTGCTCTTGCGCGGGAGGCTTGCCAAAGAAGGCCAGGAGAGAACTGTGGAAGCGATTGAGGAAGGAGGCCGGCTGTGGCCCACGCGCTCCAGACGCGAACTTGCAATGTTGTTTCCACAGCTGATGCGTAGGTATCCAAAAAACAACGACTATGCACGCGCATCGCTTGATGAGATATTCGGTCTGGAGAGACTTGGCTCCCTTGCCCGCTGGGAAGCCACCCAGGTTGAGAGTGGCGTTCTGCTAAGCACAAACGAAGCCCGTTATCGATTTGTACCCTATCCGAAACAAGCGCAGCTCGGGCCGGTGCGAGGGCAAGTCGTTACGGATTTCAATCGCGATGGATTTCTTGATGTTGCCCTAGCTGGCGCCGACTACTCGGTTGCCGCGGTCAGTGGAGCCAATGCCGGGGGCGTGGGTTTGCTTTTGCTTGGGCGCGGTGATGGGACATTTGATCCCGTGGATCCCGAGCAAAGCGGTTTCTACGTGACCGGCGACGTTCGTTCGTTGGTCGGCGTCCCTTGGCGCACTGAGGATCGCATTGCCCTCATTGCCGGACGGTCAGATGGAACTCTAATCCTGTTTTATCCAAATTCTCCCGTTGCTGCCGCAGTCCCTCGCACCCAGTGA
- a CDS encoding excinuclease ABC subunit UvrC, whose protein sequence is MPEKPGVYLMKDRLGRILYVGKAKSLKKRVSSYFLASKRFTNQPKIRALVDLISDFDVIEVKSEPEALLLEGRLIKQWKPKYNTDFVDDKRFPLVRVDVGEALPRFRLTRIKKDDRSRYFGPFPHSGFLRKTLASMRRQFGVLLADGLPHQLPDGRWRLYDDVRQELYGHANELTESEYRERVEAACAFLEGKSREWLQGLKKEMQAAAEKREFEKAAELRDVIFALEKTLAKTRRFEREPVLVRGHEEALLLLQRDLALPQLPVTIECFDISHISGTFCVASMVHFRDGRPDKNQYRRFQIKTFVGNDDFRAMEEVVGRRYRRLKEEQRPMPNLIVIDGGRGQIGAALKAFLAADIEPPPFIGLAKKHETIIFPDERAPLNLPLTHPGLQLLQRLRDEAHRFANTYNADLRSKKIRESVLDEFMGLGTVRKQALLDHFGDIDRLRAATPEQIAEVDGFGPRLAEELHRWLNRA, encoded by the coding sequence TTGCCTGAAAAGCCCGGCGTTTACCTGATGAAGGATCGGCTCGGGAGGATTTTGTATGTGGGTAAGGCCAAAAGCCTTAAGAAGCGGGTCTCCTCCTACTTCCTGGCCTCTAAGCGCTTTACAAATCAACCCAAGATTCGCGCCTTGGTCGACCTGATCTCCGATTTCGATGTGATCGAGGTCAAGTCGGAGCCGGAAGCGCTTCTCCTCGAGGGTCGATTGATCAAGCAGTGGAAGCCGAAGTACAACACGGACTTCGTCGACGACAAACGCTTCCCGCTTGTGCGCGTGGACGTGGGTGAAGCGCTGCCGCGTTTTCGTCTGACGCGAATAAAGAAGGACGACCGGTCGCGCTATTTCGGACCTTTTCCCCATTCCGGATTCCTCCGGAAGACGCTTGCTTCCATGCGCCGCCAATTCGGGGTGTTGCTTGCAGACGGGCTCCCGCACCAATTGCCAGACGGTCGCTGGCGTCTGTACGACGATGTGCGCCAGGAGCTCTATGGCCATGCGAACGAACTGACGGAAAGCGAGTACCGGGAGCGCGTTGAGGCAGCGTGTGCGTTTCTCGAGGGAAAATCCCGCGAATGGCTCCAGGGCCTGAAGAAGGAAATGCAGGCTGCGGCGGAGAAGCGTGAGTTTGAGAAAGCAGCGGAACTGCGCGACGTGATCTTTGCGCTGGAGAAGACCCTGGCGAAGACACGCCGGTTCGAGCGGGAGCCCGTGCTCGTCCGCGGACACGAGGAGGCGCTCCTGCTGCTCCAGCGAGACCTGGCACTTCCCCAACTCCCGGTGACCATCGAGTGCTTCGACATTTCGCACATCAGCGGCACGTTTTGCGTCGCCTCCATGGTGCATTTTCGCGACGGGCGGCCGGATAAGAACCAGTACCGCCGTTTTCAGATCAAGACCTTCGTGGGCAATGATGACTTCCGCGCGATGGAAGAGGTGGTGGGCCGACGCTATCGCCGGCTGAAGGAAGAGCAGCGTCCCATGCCCAATCTCATCGTGATCGATGGAGGACGGGGTCAGATTGGCGCAGCGCTGAAGGCGTTCCTCGCTGCGGACATTGAGCCGCCCCCGTTCATCGGCCTCGCCAAGAAACACGAGACGATTATTTTCCCCGACGAGCGTGCGCCGCTCAACCTTCCGCTCACTCATCCAGGTCTCCAGCTTTTGCAGCGCCTGCGCGATGAAGCCCACCGGTTCGCCAACACCTACAATGCCGACTTGCGATCCAAGAAGATCCGCGAGTCCGTACTGGACGAGTTCATGGGCTTGGGCACCGTGCGCAAGCAGGCTCTCCTCGATCATTTCGGTGACATTGACCGCCTCCGTGCCGCCACCCCCGAGCAGATCGCGGAAGTCGATGGCTTCGGCCCCCGCCTCGCCGAGGAACTGCACAGGTGGCTGAACAGAGCGTAA
- a CDS encoding TonB-dependent receptor plug domain-containing protein, which translates to MPNHKKKALIAAMSCVSGVLWAQTAPTPNTPSPEPADPVPGEEEMIVLTPFEVRPDEENYVAKTTLASGRVATDIADIGTAITVIGGKFLQDTRAKNNQTLLQYTPSTEVRGIGGNYSGVGTVGGNQDGNSDEGLLTNPAAATRVRGLASADGARDFFRTRIPWDSFNVDSIDISRGANSFLFGNGSPGGIINASTKQAKFADANRVEVEYSSYNSLRTSLDINKVLLKNELAIRLNLLRDDQNFQQDPAYSLSKRGHAAFRWEPKFLKRGSARTVIRGNIEAGRIDSNNPRSVPPVDRITPWWTALGQRTYTAGDLYDNMSMLPNRGVASSNVVNPDGSQTPNQYFQPWLGTYGDVFENPVAYLDANSGALQYSMAWTSKHARYVKPDGSLGQIRGLYTEYTAPVGVTTFGRYIATLAQTGRDTSAYPFASQSIYSAKHIQDPNVFDFYNNLLEGPNKKEWQRYTVRNLSIDQTFLNDSIGISAAHNKEWYRSGNIGLLNGGFNSSLQVDLMARQNDFTTQDEWDSGTVNPGAGRAYVSDRAPRGNQTYTSQETNRITGFGVYNFAKNAAKEDWWLKLVGEHRVTGEFSNSVDIVDNRSFQRWSSDVAYSDKLRNGFTGANQQFNWDSNYTIPSVVVYLGGPLNGKSLSDAHIPRINSVVTLPKTYQTKIFDTTWTAVGVDANDPWTGGLIQADNPANYRGWTTTTINTYDAFNDQKARDLNGVGGQLSKLRIQTRAATWQGSLWNKAFVVTGGLRKDAWRAWNVDAQKSLSSPEGLRYDYRSTSYNFDNATPIGDAPTSRTYSFVAHLDRLWRDAPFKLSISYAQSQNFQPLASRIDIRGNSLPTPNGKTYERGVTIGTKDDKYSLRVNKYTTSAKDAPNTNSYWNDGTVGFIMYGRAIYQTYAQNTDQNEMAPKSDPTSIPLDAGPVGSAAFQAAYNEYVQTNYGPKDLGSPDSYAAARALEKQHMAILRNFLTQPWLQPYMTALRITQPDATSVSTLAGFNDVWQGPLTGMSFTEDSVSTGYEVEFNAQPIRGLRLTANVAKEKATRSNVGGSAFNELAENVKTFVAANPEFGNLRTPKAWGGGADGAWTWTQGGPLTWFQQQAANLTAGENKSAAEVREWRANVIGNYDFQGGMFKGFNVGFGLRYQSAPVLGYKPLKLQEDGSILYDFDNPYRGSSEINYDAWIGYNRKLTSKINWRIQFNVRDIGRGNRLIANSVQPAGPEAGRPLSAGVYIGSHQTWSITNTFEF; encoded by the coding sequence ATGCCAAACCATAAAAAGAAGGCTCTGATTGCCGCTATGTCATGCGTCAGCGGAGTCCTCTGGGCGCAAACCGCTCCCACGCCAAACACACCCAGTCCTGAACCCGCTGATCCGGTCCCCGGCGAAGAGGAGATGATCGTCCTCACGCCTTTTGAAGTCCGCCCCGACGAAGAGAATTACGTTGCGAAAACGACGCTCGCCAGCGGCCGTGTCGCGACTGACATCGCTGACATTGGTACGGCGATTACTGTTATCGGAGGAAAGTTCCTGCAAGATACGCGTGCCAAAAACAACCAGACGCTGCTACAGTACACCCCGAGCACCGAGGTTCGCGGTATCGGCGGCAATTACAGTGGAGTTGGCACCGTCGGCGGGAATCAAGACGGCAACAGTGACGAAGGTCTTCTCACCAACCCTGCGGCGGCCACGCGTGTACGCGGCCTTGCCAGTGCGGACGGCGCCCGGGACTTTTTCCGTACCCGCATTCCGTGGGACAGTTTCAATGTCGACAGCATCGACATCAGCCGCGGCGCGAACTCCTTCCTGTTCGGTAACGGTTCGCCGGGCGGCATCATCAACGCCTCGACGAAGCAGGCGAAGTTCGCGGACGCGAACCGCGTTGAGGTCGAATACTCGAGCTACAACAGCCTTCGCACCTCGCTCGATATCAACAAGGTTCTTCTGAAGAACGAACTCGCCATTCGGCTCAACCTGCTTCGGGACGACCAGAACTTCCAACAGGATCCGGCCTATTCGCTGAGCAAGCGCGGCCACGCCGCGTTCCGCTGGGAGCCCAAGTTCCTAAAGCGAGGCAGCGCGAGGACCGTCATCCGCGGCAACATTGAGGCGGGACGGATCGATAGCAATAACCCGCGCTCTGTCCCCCCCGTCGACCGTATCACGCCTTGGTGGACAGCTCTCGGTCAGAGGACTTACACCGCGGGCGATTTGTATGACAACATGAGCATGCTGCCCAATCGTGGCGTCGCCTCATCGAACGTCGTCAACCCCGATGGCTCTCAGACACCCAACCAATACTTCCAGCCTTGGCTCGGAACCTACGGCGATGTTTTCGAGAATCCCGTCGCATACCTGGATGCCAACTCTGGGGCGTTGCAGTACTCGATGGCATGGACTTCCAAGCACGCGCGTTACGTGAAGCCTGATGGATCGCTCGGCCAGATCCGCGGCCTCTATACGGAGTACACTGCACCGGTGGGCGTAACCACATTTGGTCGGTACATCGCGACGCTCGCCCAGACGGGTCGCGATACCTCCGCCTACCCGTTTGCTTCGCAAAGCATCTATTCGGCGAAGCACATTCAGGATCCCAACGTCTTCGATTTCTATAACAATCTGCTTGAAGGCCCCAACAAGAAGGAATGGCAGCGCTACACCGTGCGCAACCTGTCGATTGATCAGACATTCCTAAATGACTCGATCGGCATCTCGGCTGCCCACAACAAGGAGTGGTATCGTTCAGGCAACATCGGTCTCCTGAATGGAGGATTCAACTCCTCGCTGCAGGTGGACCTAATGGCTCGCCAAAACGACTTCACGACTCAAGACGAGTGGGACAGCGGTACCGTCAATCCCGGCGCCGGCCGCGCTTACGTCTCGGATCGCGCACCGCGTGGCAATCAGACATACACGTCGCAGGAAACCAACCGGATCACCGGCTTTGGCGTATACAACTTCGCGAAGAATGCGGCCAAGGAAGATTGGTGGCTCAAGCTCGTGGGTGAACACCGCGTCACCGGCGAATTCTCCAACTCGGTCGATATCGTCGATAACCGTTCCTTCCAGCGTTGGTCCAGCGACGTCGCGTATTCCGACAAGCTCAGGAATGGCTTCACAGGAGCGAATCAACAGTTCAATTGGGACTCCAACTACACCATCCCCTCGGTGGTGGTTTACCTGGGAGGTCCGCTGAACGGCAAGTCGCTCTCCGACGCACACATCCCGAGAATCAACTCGGTCGTGACGCTGCCGAAGACCTACCAAACCAAGATCTTCGACACCACGTGGACGGCTGTAGGCGTGGACGCGAACGACCCTTGGACCGGTGGCCTTATCCAAGCCGATAACCCGGCGAATTACCGCGGTTGGACGACGACGACGATCAACACCTACGACGCATTCAATGACCAGAAGGCGCGAGACCTGAACGGAGTCGGCGGACAGCTGAGCAAACTTCGAATTCAAACCCGCGCCGCGACCTGGCAGGGATCCTTGTGGAACAAGGCTTTCGTAGTCACGGGAGGCCTGCGCAAGGATGCGTGGCGCGCCTGGAACGTCGATGCTCAGAAGTCCCTCTCCTCGCCAGAGGGGCTGCGTTACGACTACCGTTCGACGTCCTACAACTTCGACAATGCAACGCCGATCGGGGATGCGCCAACATCCAGGACCTATAGTTTCGTCGCCCACCTGGATCGCCTGTGGCGGGATGCTCCGTTCAAGCTCTCGATCAGTTACGCACAGTCGCAGAACTTCCAGCCGCTTGCGTCTCGAATCGACATCCGAGGCAACTCCTTGCCGACACCAAACGGCAAGACTTATGAGCGTGGCGTCACCATTGGCACCAAGGATGACAAGTATTCTTTGCGGGTGAACAAGTACACCACGAGCGCCAAGGACGCACCGAATACCAACTCCTATTGGAACGATGGTACCGTTGGCTTCATTATGTATGGTCGGGCCATCTATCAGACCTATGCCCAGAATACCGACCAGAATGAAATGGCGCCGAAGTCGGACCCGACGAGCATTCCACTTGATGCCGGACCTGTGGGCTCGGCTGCGTTCCAAGCCGCGTATAACGAATACGTCCAAACGAACTACGGTCCAAAGGATCTGGGTTCACCGGACTCGTACGCTGCAGCTCGTGCCCTCGAGAAGCAGCACATGGCCATTCTGCGGAACTTCCTCACGCAGCCCTGGCTGCAACCCTACATGACTGCGCTTCGTATCACTCAACCTGATGCGACGAGTGTCAGCACTCTAGCCGGCTTCAACGACGTCTGGCAGGGGCCCCTAACGGGAATGTCGTTCACCGAGGATTCGGTCTCCACTGGTTACGAGGTTGAGTTCAATGCTCAGCCAATCCGCGGGCTTCGGCTCACGGCCAACGTCGCCAAGGAAAAGGCAACCCGATCCAATGTAGGTGGGTCCGCGTTCAACGAGCTTGCAGAGAACGTGAAGACCTTCGTGGCGGCCAATCCTGAATTTGGCAACCTGCGTACGCCAAAAGCCTGGGGTGGCGGCGCTGATGGGGCCTGGACGTGGACCCAAGGCGGTCCGCTCACCTGGTTCCAACAGCAAGCTGCGAACCTTACTGCTGGTGAGAACAAGTCCGCCGCTGAAGTGCGTGAATGGCGCGCCAATGTGATTGGCAACTACGACTTCCAAGGTGGCATGTTCAAGGGGTTCAACGTGGGCTTCGGCCTTCGTTACCAGAGCGCACCTGTGCTTGGATACAAACCCTTGAAGCTCCAGGAAGACGGTTCGATCCTCTATGATTTCGACAATCCCTACCGTGGAAGCAGCGAGATCAATTATGATGCTTGGATCGGCTACAACCGCAAACTGACGTCGAAGATCAACTGGCGCATCCAGTTTAATGTTCGCGACATCGGCCGGGGTAACCGTCTGATCGCGAATAGCGTGCAGCCCGCTGGCCCGGAAGCCGGCCGCCCGCTGTCAGCTGGCGTCTACATTGGCTCTCATCAGACTTGGTCGATTACGAATACGTTTGAGTTCTGA
- a CDS encoding SDR family NAD(P)-dependent oxidoreductase: MHPHRVVIVTGVSSGIGEAIARRLLTGQFRVVGVARRQGKLDSLVQSLASESFLAICGDITVEEDRKRVVATALERFGRIDALVNNAGWGLRGPLEQVEIESVRANYETNVFSLLALTQHVLQHLRKTQGRIVNIGSVAGRIARPLTSVYDSTKHALEALTEGLRAELKPWGIHVALVRPGFIETEFVDAANQASAHTLANLGPYAPYLATHHEKSARLRRVAGKPDDVARVVEHALLSTYPKNEYAAPFHAKVFLLLKWLLPAAIFRKFVAMR; encoded by the coding sequence ATGCACCCTCATCGCGTCGTCATCGTCACGGGAGTTTCGTCAGGCATTGGCGAGGCAATTGCTCGACGTCTGCTCACAGGCCAGTTCCGCGTGGTAGGGGTAGCTCGTCGGCAGGGGAAACTCGATTCACTGGTCCAGTCACTTGCATCCGAGAGCTTCCTGGCGATCTGCGGTGATATCACAGTCGAGGAGGACAGGAAGCGGGTGGTGGCGACTGCCCTCGAACGATTCGGTCGTATAGACGCCTTGGTCAACAACGCGGGTTGGGGTTTGCGCGGGCCTCTCGAGCAGGTCGAAATTGAATCCGTTCGCGCCAACTACGAGACCAACGTATTCTCCCTCCTGGCCCTTACCCAGCATGTCCTCCAGCACCTTCGCAAGACCCAAGGGAGAATCGTCAACATCGGTTCGGTCGCCGGGCGAATCGCGAGGCCGCTCACCTCGGTGTACGATTCGACAAAGCACGCGCTGGAGGCGCTGACGGAAGGACTGCGCGCGGAGCTCAAGCCCTGGGGCATCCATGTCGCCCTAGTCCGACCGGGGTTCATCGAGACCGAATTTGTCGACGCCGCCAACCAGGCCTCCGCACACACGCTCGCCAACCTCGGCCCTTATGCACCCTACCTGGCAACGCACCACGAGAAATCAGCCCGACTTCGCCGGGTCGCCGGCAAACCAGACGACGTAGCCAGAGTCGTGGAGCACGCCCTCCTCTCTACGTACCCAAAAAATGAATACGCAGCCCCCTTCCACGCCAAGGTCTTCCTGCTCCTGAAATGGCTGCTGCCCGCGGCGATTTTTCGAAAGTTCGTGGCGATGAGATAA
- a CDS encoding competence/damage-inducible protein A has product MVSSQPHSSSPTTRRFELLTLGDELLLGLTANSHTVFIGQQLSRRGVMVDRNVTITDEAEAIAAQFAESWARADVIITTGGLGPTCDDRTREVIAAILGQQLVFDPLVEKHIEERFARVNRKMTPNNLKQAYRPQNAEVLHNPNGTAPGLWVEQSGKVLCMLPGPPNELQPMFVDQVLPRLAAKGLISERESYVQIRTVGVGESLLETRLQPFFDRHGAELSVAFCAHAGHVDCRLSSPSGGLSIADLDRIAQEIAHSLGDDFLCFGHDSLAKVAADLLRGQEAMLAVAETATGGLLANSFTDIAGASKFFAGGVVCYSNESKMQLLEVPEDILIQHGAVSAENAVAMATGAAERLGADYGLAVTGFCGPCGGTAENPVGTIYVALYTPCGVWSKKLNYPGPRGTIKQRAVNAALDWLRRELLRAKAGKCERFTAQPGG; this is encoded by the coding sequence ATGGTTTCCTCGCAGCCGCACTCCTCCAGTCCCACCACCAGGCGGTTCGAATTGCTCACCTTGGGCGATGAACTGCTGCTCGGATTGACTGCGAACAGCCACACCGTGTTCATTGGCCAGCAACTGAGTCGACGTGGTGTCATGGTGGATAGAAATGTGACCATCACAGACGAGGCTGAGGCCATTGCAGCCCAGTTCGCCGAGAGCTGGGCACGTGCGGACGTGATTATCACCACCGGCGGACTTGGGCCCACCTGCGATGACCGCACGCGCGAGGTGATCGCAGCGATTTTGGGCCAGCAGCTGGTGTTTGACCCCCTTGTTGAAAAGCACATCGAGGAGCGGTTCGCGCGGGTGAACCGCAAGATGACGCCCAATAACCTGAAGCAGGCGTACCGGCCGCAAAACGCTGAAGTGCTCCATAATCCGAACGGGACGGCGCCCGGGCTTTGGGTGGAGCAGTCTGGCAAGGTGCTCTGCATGCTCCCCGGGCCACCGAATGAACTTCAGCCGATGTTCGTGGATCAAGTGCTCCCGCGCCTGGCCGCCAAGGGCCTGATTTCAGAACGGGAGTCTTACGTTCAGATTCGCACCGTCGGAGTGGGAGAATCGCTCCTGGAAACCCGGCTTCAGCCCTTCTTCGATCGTCACGGCGCAGAGCTGAGCGTCGCGTTTTGCGCCCACGCGGGCCATGTGGATTGCCGCCTGAGTTCGCCGTCCGGCGGCCTTTCGATCGCCGACCTGGATCGCATTGCCCAGGAGATTGCGCACTCCCTCGGGGACGACTTCCTTTGTTTCGGCCACGATTCCCTCGCCAAGGTCGCAGCCGATCTCCTGCGGGGGCAGGAAGCGATGTTGGCGGTTGCGGAGACAGCGACAGGCGGTCTCCTGGCAAACTCATTCACGGACATCGCCGGTGCTTCGAAGTTTTTTGCCGGAGGAGTGGTCTGCTACAGCAATGAGTCGAAGATGCAGCTCCTGGAGGTCCCGGAGGACATCCTCATCCAGCATGGCGCAGTCAGCGCCGAGAATGCGGTGGCGATGGCCACGGGAGCCGCAGAACGCTTGGGAGCCGACTACGGCCTGGCAGTAACGGGCTTCTGCGGACCCTGCGGCGGCACCGCTGAGAATCCAGTCGGCACCATTTATGTGGCACTCTACACGCCTTGCGGCGTGTGGTCCAAGAAGCTTAATTACCCTGGCCCGCGCGGCACGATCAAGCAGCGTGCGGTGAATGCGGCACTCGACTGGTTGCGTCGCGAGTTGCTTCGCGCCAAAGCCGGCAAATGCGAGCGGTTCACTGCACAACCGGGCGGATGA